In Collimonas arenae, a single genomic region encodes these proteins:
- a CDS encoding patatin-like phospholipase family protein has translation MSNKTTSKSQIRTTGKAESTTPRVALVLQGGGALGAYQAGVYHAMHENGLTPDWVVGTSIGAINAAIIAGNERDLRLSRLKEFWEQVGHGDLADLSKVPDAMRHFNTWWTTNDVTTRGVPGFFSPRGFNPFMLGMAVEPEQASFYDTKPLAETLARLVDFKYLNSPGGMRLTVSAMRVACGSLINFDSQERTIGVEHIMASGALPPGFAPVRIDGDLYWDGGLYSNTPLEVVLDDESKTDVDGNTLCVMVDLWSANGPEPATLDQITNRQKDVTFASRSERHIENYLRMYQLRRAAQALYDKLPPALRKKSDLKEFEGLSDDSTIHIVRLRYSGHDWNMPSKDINFSRGSIEWRWEQGYADAMHAAERIKANGDTFGNSDAGLVVHELVMPPVS, from the coding sequence ATGAGTAATAAAACCACTTCCAAGTCACAAATACGCACTACCGGCAAAGCCGAGTCGACCACGCCCCGGGTGGCGCTGGTGTTACAGGGAGGTGGTGCGCTGGGCGCCTATCAGGCTGGCGTTTATCACGCGATGCACGAAAATGGCCTGACGCCGGATTGGGTAGTGGGAACCTCGATCGGCGCGATCAACGCCGCCATCATCGCTGGCAACGAACGCGATCTGCGGCTCTCGCGCCTGAAAGAATTCTGGGAGCAGGTCGGCCATGGCGACCTGGCGGATCTGAGCAAAGTGCCGGATGCAATGCGCCATTTCAACACCTGGTGGACCACGAACGATGTCACGACCCGCGGCGTGCCTGGATTCTTTTCTCCGCGCGGTTTCAATCCGTTCATGCTCGGCATGGCGGTGGAACCGGAACAAGCCAGTTTTTACGACACCAAGCCGCTCGCCGAGACCTTGGCGCGGCTGGTAGATTTCAAGTATCTGAACAGCCCGGGTGGTATGCGTCTGACAGTCAGCGCGATGCGGGTCGCCTGCGGCAGCCTGATCAATTTCGATTCACAGGAACGGACTATCGGTGTTGAGCACATCATGGCCAGCGGCGCCTTGCCGCCCGGCTTTGCGCCGGTGCGCATCGATGGCGACTTGTACTGGGATGGCGGGCTGTATTCGAATACCCCGCTGGAAGTGGTGCTGGACGACGAATCCAAGACCGATGTCGATGGCAACACCTTGTGCGTGATGGTGGATTTGTGGAGCGCCAACGGTCCTGAGCCCGCTACCCTGGACCAGATCACCAATCGCCAGAAAGACGTGACATTCGCTTCGCGTTCGGAACGCCACATCGAAAATTACCTGCGCATGTACCAGTTGCGGCGCGCTGCACAAGCGCTGTACGACAAGCTGCCGCCGGCCTTGCGCAAAAAATCCGATCTCAAGGAATTCGAAGGCTTGTCCGACGACAGCACGATTCATATCGTGCGCTTGCGCTATAGCGGACATGACTGGAATATGCCGTCCAAGGACATCAATTTTTCGCGCGGCTCGATCGAATGGCGCTGGGAGCAGGGTTACGCCGATGCCATGCATGCCGCTGAACGGATCAAAGCCAATGGCGACACGTTCGGTAATTCCGATGCCGGCCTGGTGGTGCACGAGCTGGTCATGCCGCCTGTGAGCTGA
- a CDS encoding Fe(3+) ABC transporter substrate-binding protein: MLLRSVIASAILAASTTAAFAQEQVLNLYSARHYQTDEALYGNFTKATGIKINRVDGDDAGTIARLKSEGAASPADVILLVDAARLWRAEKDGLFQPVKSAILDERIPANLRGKDDGKGSEWFGFSTRARVIVYNKQNIQPQDVDTYEALADPENKGKLCTRSGSHPYNVSLFGSLLEHHGEAKTEALLKGYVANQARSPVGGDTDQIKAVASGECGVAISNSYYVARLMKSTKPEDIEVMKKVAVIWPNQKTTGTHVNIAGAGVAKHAPHREAAVKFLEYLSSDDAQRYFAEGNNETPAVKGVKTGNPALDALGPFKAEVIDVSAVGRNQQKVQQLLDRAGYK; the protein is encoded by the coding sequence ATGCTTTTACGCTCTGTCATTGCCAGCGCCATCCTGGCCGCCAGCACTACCGCTGCGTTCGCGCAAGAACAAGTGCTGAACCTGTATTCGGCGCGCCACTATCAAACTGACGAAGCGCTGTATGGCAACTTCACCAAAGCCACCGGCATCAAGATCAACCGCGTTGACGGCGACGACGCCGGCACCATTGCGCGCCTGAAAAGCGAAGGCGCCGCCAGCCCTGCCGATGTCATCTTGCTGGTCGACGCTGCGCGTCTGTGGCGTGCAGAAAAAGACGGCCTGTTTCAGCCGGTGAAATCGGCGATCCTGGATGAACGCATCCCCGCCAACCTGCGCGGCAAGGATGATGGCAAGGGCTCGGAATGGTTCGGCTTCTCGACACGCGCCCGCGTAATCGTCTACAACAAGCAGAATATCCAGCCGCAAGACGTCGACACTTACGAAGCCCTTGCTGACCCGGAAAACAAGGGCAAGCTGTGCACCCGTTCCGGCTCGCATCCTTACAACGTCTCGCTGTTCGGCTCGCTGCTGGAACATCATGGCGAAGCCAAGACCGAAGCCTTGCTCAAGGGCTATGTCGCCAACCAGGCGCGTTCGCCGGTAGGCGGCGACACCGACCAGATCAAGGCAGTGGCTTCCGGCGAATGCGGCGTGGCGATTTCGAACTCCTACTACGTCGCCCGCTTGATGAAATCGACCAAGCCGGAAGATATCGAAGTGATGAAAAAAGTCGCGGTGATCTGGCCTAACCAGAAAACCACCGGCACCCATGTCAACATCGCCGGCGCCGGCGTCGCCAAACATGCGCCGCACCGTGAAGCTGCCGTGAAATTCCTGGAATACCTGTCGAGCGACGATGCGCAACGCTACTTCGCCGAAGGCAATAACGAAACCCCCGCGGTCAAGGGCGTCAAGACCGGCAATCCTGCATTGGACGCGTTGGGGCCATTCAAGGCTGAAGTGATCGACGTCTCCGCAGTTGGCCGCAACCAGCAAAAAGTCCAGCAGCTGCTGGATCGCGCCGGTTACAAATAA
- a CDS encoding ABC transporter ATP-binding protein: protein MFLTLEQICVNYPGAPAPAVNGVSLQLAAGQLGVLIGPSGSGKTSLLRAIAGLEQAQSGRISLDQVLLDGPGIRVAAEERRIGMVFQDFALFPHLDIAANIGFGLHQASRRQREQRIGEMLALVGMEGSEEKYPHQLSGGQQQRVALARALAPQPRLLLLDEPFSSLDVELRERLAHDVREILKQAHITALMVTHDQLEAFAIGDVVGVMQSGHLQQWAAPYDLYHRPATRFVADFIGHGVLLPGQLIERDGRQVVSTGLGDLHDVSAAALAQIHAHGRDRQRFDVLLRSDDIVHDDASPFTARIVRKSFRGAEFLYTLQLASGQELLALVPSHHDHAIDEWIGIRLDVSHVVTFPL from the coding sequence ATGTTTCTTACTCTTGAGCAAATCTGCGTCAATTACCCCGGCGCTCCGGCACCGGCGGTGAATGGCGTTTCTCTGCAACTTGCGGCAGGCCAGCTTGGTGTGCTGATCGGTCCGTCCGGCAGCGGTAAAACTTCCTTGCTGCGCGCAATCGCCGGCCTTGAGCAAGCGCAAAGCGGACGGATCTCCTTGGATCAGGTATTGCTCGATGGCCCCGGCATCAGAGTCGCCGCCGAGGAGCGCCGTATCGGTATGGTGTTTCAGGATTTCGCCTTGTTCCCGCATCTGGATATCGCGGCGAATATCGGCTTCGGCCTGCACCAGGCATCGCGCCGTCAGCGCGAGCAGCGGATCGGGGAGATGCTGGCGCTGGTGGGGATGGAAGGTTCCGAGGAAAAATATCCGCATCAACTGTCCGGAGGCCAGCAGCAACGGGTAGCGCTGGCGCGTGCTTTGGCGCCGCAACCGCGGCTGCTGTTGCTGGATGAGCCGTTCTCCAGCCTCGACGTCGAATTGCGCGAGCGTCTGGCGCATGATGTCCGCGAGATCCTGAAGCAGGCGCATATCACTGCACTCATGGTGACCCACGATCAGCTGGAAGCCTTTGCCATCGGCGATGTCGTCGGTGTCATGCAGAGCGGCCATCTGCAACAATGGGCTGCGCCCTACGATCTGTATCATCGGCCGGCGACGCGCTTTGTCGCCGATTTTATCGGCCATGGCGTCCTGTTGCCGGGTCAGTTGATTGAACGTGACGGCCGCCAGGTGGTGTCGACCGGGTTGGGCGATCTGCACGATGTCAGTGCTGCCGCCCTGGCGCAAATCCATGCGCATGGACGCGACCGGCAGCGTTTCGATGTATTGTTGCGCTCTGATGATATCGTGCATGATGACGCTTCTCCGTTCACGGCGCGGATTGTGCGCAAATCCTTCCGCGGCGCCGAGTTCTTGTACACGCTGCAACTGGCGAGCGGCCAGGAGTTGCTGGCGCTGGTGCCATCCCATCACGATCACGCTATCGACGAATGGATCGGCATTCGCCTGGATGTCAGCCACGTGGTGACATTCCCTTTATAA
- a CDS encoding ABC transporter permease, with protein MPLIGLIALLIALPILGIIGAWLQLDAHAIDTLSQQMQTVLPGYLATSAWLAIAVTAGVVIVGAATAVTVSLFEFRGRRFFQWALLLPMAMPAYVSAYAYTDFLQYSGLLQSSLREFIPGLRLPEIRSLPGAIFLFIFTLYPYTYLLARNALNERGVHLMEAARLLGTPLAARIRRVALPLARPALMAGAALALMETLADYGVGAYFGLTTFTTGIYKAWLVMDDRIAAAQLASVLLAIVALLLWVERKGQQRLRFSSVRGQRSDTSETRLTPLRGGRRLLAWLICGLPVLLGFVLPVLILLRLMWREFLHQESDPYLNAGFDLLRYAGWAWNSFRFGSIAALLAVAVALALCYVQRARNLPPLKLWLLRLATRMASMGYAIPGSVIAIGILLPLAWLQAVAPQNNVGILVTATSFGILYAYLVRFSAVAVQSVEAGYARIPATLDEAARTLGSGGWRIARILHAPLLWRSMATAFLMVFVDVVKELPATLLLRPFNTDTLAVIAHNLARDERLGEAALPALTIVAVGLIPVLLVTRALGKR; from the coding sequence ATGCCACTTATAGGTTTAATCGCGCTGCTGATCGCCCTTCCCATCCTTGGCATCATCGGCGCCTGGCTGCAGCTGGACGCCCACGCCATCGACACCCTGTCGCAGCAGATGCAGACCGTATTGCCGGGCTACCTGGCCACGTCGGCGTGGCTGGCGATCGCAGTCACTGCCGGCGTCGTGATCGTCGGCGCGGCCACTGCGGTCACGGTCAGCCTGTTCGAATTTCGCGGCCGCCGTTTTTTCCAGTGGGCGCTGTTGTTGCCGATGGCGATGCCGGCCTATGTCTCAGCCTACGCCTATACCGATTTCCTGCAATACAGTGGGTTGCTGCAAAGCAGTTTGCGCGAGTTCATTCCCGGCTTGCGGCTACCGGAAATCCGCAGCCTGCCGGGCGCAATTTTTCTGTTCATTTTTACGCTCTACCCTTACACCTACCTGTTGGCGCGCAATGCCTTGAACGAACGCGGCGTTCATTTGATGGAAGCCGCGCGCTTGCTCGGCACGCCGCTGGCTGCACGTATCCGCAGAGTAGCGCTACCGCTGGCACGGCCCGCCCTGATGGCTGGCGCTGCGCTGGCTCTGATGGAAACGCTGGCCGACTATGGCGTAGGCGCTTACTTCGGCCTGACCACTTTCACTACCGGCATTTACAAAGCGTGGCTGGTGATGGACGACCGCATCGCCGCGGCGCAACTGGCTTCCGTGCTGCTGGCCATCGTTGCGCTGTTGCTATGGGTTGAACGCAAGGGCCAGCAACGGCTGCGCTTTTCCAGCGTGCGCGGACAGCGCAGCGATACTTCGGAAACCCGGCTGACACCACTACGCGGCGGCCGGCGTCTGCTGGCTTGGTTGATCTGCGGCCTGCCTGTCTTGCTTGGCTTCGTGCTGCCGGTGTTGATTTTGCTGCGCCTGATGTGGCGCGAATTCCTGCATCAGGAAAGCGATCCTTATCTCAACGCAGGCTTCGACTTGCTGCGCTACGCCGGCTGGGCCTGGAACAGCTTCCGCTTTGGCAGCATCGCCGCACTGCTGGCAGTTGCGGTGGCGCTGGCGCTTTGTTATGTACAGCGGGCGCGCAATCTGCCGCCATTGAAACTGTGGCTGCTGCGGCTGGCCACCCGCATGGCCAGCATGGGTTATGCGATACCTGGCTCGGTGATTGCCATCGGTATCCTGCTGCCACTGGCCTGGCTGCAAGCCGTGGCGCCGCAAAACAACGTCGGCATCCTGGTGACGGCCACATCGTTCGGCATCCTGTACGCCTATCTGGTGCGCTTTAGCGCAGTTGCCGTGCAATCGGTTGAAGCCGGCTATGCCCGTATCCCGGCGACGCTGGATGAAGCCGCCCGCACGCTCGGCAGCGGCGGCTGGCGCATTGCCCGCATCCTGCATGCGCCGCTGCTGTGGCGTTCGATGGCGACGGCGTTCCTGATGGTTTTCGTAGATGTCGTGAAAGAACTGCCGGCGACGCTTTTGCTACGGCCATTTAATACCGATACGCTGGCAGTCATCGCCCATAATCTGGCGCGCGATGAGCGGTTGGGCGAAGCGGCGCTGCCGGCCTTGACGATTGTGGCCGTGGGTTTGATTCCGGTGCTGCTGGTAACCAGAGCCTTGGGTAAACGTTGA
- a CDS encoding B12-binding domain-containing radical SAM protein, with product MTILLSTLNARYSHASLGLRYLQANMGDLRDATQLHEFVIGAKTTDIVEKLLAHKASEGTTIVGFGVYIWNIEETTKVVAMLKRVAPEMVIVLGGPEVSYESAEQQIVQLADYLVTGWGDVTLPQLCRQILRGPKPLMKVHVGVQPPMADITLPYSLYSDHDIAHRTLYVEASRGCPFKCEFCLSALDKTAWPFALDNFLAEMESLHARGARLFKFVDRTFNLNVKTSLKILQFFLDKLAANPDDPVFAHFELVPDHLPDALKDAITQFPPGALQFEIGIQSFNPEVQALVSRKQNNEKAAENIRWLIQSSQAHLHVDLIAGLPGEDVESFARGFDRLVALQPHEIQFGILKRLRGTPIIRHTEPFGLIFDPHPPYTILATNKIDFPTMQRLQRFSRYWDLVANSGRFAHTLPILLGETPFNSFMAFSDWLYGKTDATHRIALDRLAGLVGQWLRLQGMTESAVNAVLSTDYAGKPAKQPDVQQLMIKKETDAAVAPKRQARHLAH from the coding sequence ATGACCATCCTGCTGTCCACGCTCAACGCCCGTTATTCCCACGCCTCGCTCGGCTTACGCTATCTGCAGGCCAACATGGGAGATTTGCGCGACGCGACGCAGCTGCATGAATTCGTTATCGGCGCAAAGACCACCGATATCGTCGAAAAACTGCTGGCGCACAAGGCGAGCGAAGGCACCACCATCGTCGGCTTCGGCGTGTATATCTGGAATATCGAGGAAACCACCAAGGTAGTGGCGATGCTGAAGCGGGTGGCGCCGGAGATGGTGATCGTGCTGGGCGGACCTGAAGTTTCCTACGAATCGGCCGAACAGCAGATCGTCCAGCTGGCCGATTACCTGGTGACCGGCTGGGGCGATGTGACCTTGCCGCAGCTGTGCCGGCAAATCCTGCGCGGGCCTAAGCCGCTGATGAAGGTCCATGTCGGCGTGCAGCCGCCGATGGCTGACATCACCCTGCCCTACAGCCTGTATAGCGACCACGACATCGCGCACCGCACCCTGTACGTGGAAGCCTCCCGTGGCTGTCCGTTCAAATGCGAGTTCTGTTTGTCGGCGCTGGACAAGACTGCGTGGCCGTTCGCGCTCGACAATTTCCTGGCGGAGATGGAGTCGTTGCATGCGCGCGGCGCGCGCCTGTTCAAGTTCGTCGACCGTACCTTCAACCTGAACGTCAAGACCAGCCTCAAGATCCTGCAATTCTTTCTCGACAAACTGGCCGCCAATCCTGACGATCCGGTGTTTGCCCACTTTGAACTGGTGCCGGATCATTTGCCAGATGCGCTGAAAGATGCGATCACGCAATTTCCTCCGGGCGCGCTGCAATTCGAAATCGGCATCCAGAGTTTCAATCCGGAAGTTCAGGCGCTCGTCAGCCGCAAACAGAACAATGAGAAGGCAGCGGAAAATATCCGCTGGCTGATACAGTCGTCGCAAGCCCACCTGCACGTCGATCTGATCGCCGGCTTGCCGGGAGAGGACGTCGAGAGCTTCGCCCGCGGTTTCGACCGGCTGGTGGCGTTGCAGCCGCACGAAATCCAGTTTGGCATTCTCAAACGCCTGCGCGGCACGCCCATCATCCGCCATACCGAGCCGTTCGGCCTGATCTTCGATCCGCACCCGCCCTACACCATCCTCGCCACCAACAAGATCGACTTTCCGACCATGCAGCGTTTGCAACGCTTTTCGCGCTACTGGGATCTGGTCGCCAACTCGGGCCGCTTTGCCCACACTTTGCCGATCCTGCTGGGCGAGACGCCGTTCAACAGCTTCATGGCGTTTTCCGATTGGCTATACGGTAAAACCGACGCCACCCATCGTATCGCGCTGGACCGGCTGGCGGGACTTGTCGGACAGTGGTTGCGCCTGCAGGGAATGACGGAGAGCGCAGTGAATGCCGTGCTCAGCACAGACTACGCGGGCAAGCCGGCTAAGCAGCCTGATGTGCAGCAACTAATGATAAAGAAAGAAACGGATGCCGCCGTGGCGCCGAAACGCCAGGCACGGCATCTAGCCCACTGA
- a CDS encoding DUF3717 domain-containing protein, whose protein sequence is MNISLPELEQAINYWRLQRPAVGEECALSPEVNALANVYAMMIINHSSNVALASMDSMAQQLIAAWRQHMLDLNATTRSVG, encoded by the coding sequence ATGAATATCTCATTGCCCGAACTGGAACAAGCCATCAATTACTGGCGTCTGCAACGGCCTGCGGTAGGAGAAGAGTGCGCCTTGTCGCCTGAGGTTAACGCGCTGGCCAACGTCTACGCCATGATGATCATCAACCACAGCAGCAACGTTGCGCTAGCCTCGATGGATAGCATGGCGCAGCAGCTGATTGCCGCCTGGCGTCAGCACATGCTGGACCTTAACGCCACTACCCGATCAGTGGGCTAG
- the rbsD gene encoding D-ribose pyranase, whose amino-acid sequence MKKNPLLNIALSQLIASLGHGDSIVIGDAGLPAPPGVPLIDLALTRGVPGFMVTLQTVLTEMQVEHHVLADELPLHSPQLAQQIDALGVADKRTLSHADFKRMTHTAKAVIRTGEFTPYANIILVAGVVF is encoded by the coding sequence ATGAAGAAAAATCCATTGCTCAATATCGCCTTGTCGCAATTGATTGCATCGCTTGGCCATGGCGACAGCATCGTGATCGGCGATGCCGGTCTGCCGGCGCCGCCGGGCGTACCGCTGATCGACCTGGCGCTGACGCGTGGCGTGCCTGGTTTCATGGTGACCTTGCAAACGGTACTGACGGAAATGCAGGTCGAGCACCATGTGCTGGCCGACGAATTGCCGTTGCATAGCCCGCAACTGGCGCAGCAGATCGACGCCCTCGGCGTGGCTGACAAGCGGACCTTATCGCACGCCGATTTCAAGCGCATGACGCATACCGCCAAAGCGGTTATCCGTACCGGCGAGTTCACGCCGTATGCCAACATCATCCTGGTTGCCGGCGTAGTTTTTTAA
- the rbsK gene encoding ribokinase, which translates to MIVIIGSINMDLVLRVPRMPHPGETLSGGQFRTIPGGKGANQAVACARLSGDSAKVGMIACLGDDAFGAELRAALRKDGIDDAHVATMSGMASGVASIMVDASGQNSIVLAAGANDALSPAHIDAARALIEQARIVVLQLETPLATVRHAIKLAHELGKTVVLNPAPAQALPADLLAQVDYLIPNEIEAAMLAGLPEASLDSDAAIDVAVAKLRANGSANVLVTLGSKGVYAALASTSEHFAAQPTQAIDTTAAGDTFIGGFVAALAEGRSEADAIAFGQRAAAISVARIGAQTSIPYRRELEA; encoded by the coding sequence ATGATCGTCATCATCGGCAGTATCAATATGGACCTGGTGTTGCGCGTGCCGCGTATGCCGCACCCAGGCGAAACCTTGTCCGGCGGCCAGTTCCGTACCATTCCCGGCGGCAAGGGCGCCAACCAGGCGGTGGCATGCGCACGCCTCAGCGGCGACAGCGCCAAGGTCGGCATGATTGCCTGCCTCGGCGATGACGCCTTTGGAGCTGAGCTGCGCGCCGCCTTGCGCAAGGATGGCATCGATGACGCGCATGTCGCGACAATGAGCGGCATGGCCTCCGGCGTGGCGTCGATCATGGTCGATGCCAGCGGACAAAACAGCATTGTGCTGGCGGCCGGCGCCAATGATGCGCTAAGCCCGGCACATATCGACGCCGCACGTGCTTTGATCGAACAGGCGCGCATCGTCGTCTTGCAGCTGGAAACGCCGCTTGCCACCGTTCGCCATGCGATCAAACTGGCGCATGAACTGGGTAAGACCGTGGTGCTGAATCCGGCGCCGGCGCAGGCCTTGCCGGCCGATCTGCTGGCACAAGTGGATTATCTGATTCCAAATGAAATCGAAGCCGCCATGCTGGCGGGCCTGCCTGAAGCCAGTCTCGACAGCGACGCTGCCATCGACGTCGCAGTGGCGAAATTGCGAGCAAATGGCAGCGCCAACGTGCTGGTGACGCTCGGCTCCAAGGGTGTGTATGCGGCGCTGGCGTCAACTTCAGAACATTTTGCGGCACAGCCGACCCAGGCAATCGACACTACCGCCGCTGGCGATACCTTCATCGGCGGCTTCGTCGCAGCGCTGGCGGAAGGCCGCAGCGAAGCCGATGCAATCGCCTTCGGCCAGCGTGCCGCAGCGATTAGTGTGGCGCGCATCGGCGCCCAGACTTCGATTCCTTATCGTCGCGAACTGGAGGCTTGA
- a CDS encoding LacI family DNA-binding transcriptional regulator yields MATIKDVARKAGVSYTTVSHVLNQTRPVSVDARARVLEAAESLAYVPSALARSLRSKTTGSIGLIIPNNTNPYFSEVARGIEDSCYAAGYSVILCNSDDDPAKQRDYLNVLLTKRCDGLIVATLAQTDGELLRKMKVPTVLLDRAPKDMGIDLVAVDNAAGGALAAEHLLSLGRRRIACIGGPADIDISRERIAGLRQTMYSAGIALPDDMLVYADFTSAGGYLAARSLLASQTPDAIFCCNDLMAIGALRAAAERGIAVPQTLAVVGFDDIDLAQFVHPTLTSVAQNTRRLGQLTAQCLLERIASPDRPLQRQTIAPELHIRGSTVVS; encoded by the coding sequence ATGGCAACCATCAAGGATGTAGCGCGTAAAGCCGGGGTGTCGTACACCACGGTGTCGCATGTCCTCAACCAGACCCGTCCCGTCAGCGTCGACGCTCGCGCCCGCGTACTGGAGGCGGCCGAGTCGCTGGCCTATGTGCCGAGCGCACTGGCGCGCTCGCTGCGCAGCAAGACTACCGGCAGTATCGGCCTGATCATTCCGAACAACACCAATCCGTATTTTTCGGAAGTGGCGCGCGGTATTGAAGACAGTTGCTACGCCGCCGGCTACAGCGTCATCCTGTGCAATTCCGACGACGACCCGGCCAAGCAGCGCGATTACCTGAACGTGCTGTTGACCAAGCGCTGCGACGGCTTGATCGTGGCGACATTGGCGCAGACCGACGGCGAGCTGCTGCGCAAGATGAAAGTGCCGACGGTGCTGCTGGACCGCGCGCCGAAGGATATGGGCATCGATCTGGTGGCTGTAGACAATGCTGCCGGCGGTGCCTTGGCGGCGGAGCATCTGCTGAGCCTGGGGCGGCGTCGCATCGCTTGCATTGGCGGCCCGGCAGACATCGATATTTCCCGCGAGCGGATCGCAGGCTTGCGCCAGACCATGTATAGCGCCGGCATCGCGTTGCCGGACGACATGCTGGTGTATGCCGATTTCACCAGCGCCGGCGGCTATCTGGCGGCGCGCAGCTTGCTGGCCTCGCAGACGCCGGACGCGATTTTCTGTTGTAATGATTTGATGGCGATCGGCGCCCTGCGTGCCGCTGCGGAGCGCGGCATTGCCGTGCCGCAAACGCTCGCAGTGGTGGGCTTCGACGATATTGACCTGGCGCAGTTCGTGCATCCGACCTTGACCAGCGTCGCCCAGAATACGCGCCGGCTCGGGCAGCTCACCGCGCAATGTCTGCTGGAGCGGATCGCCAGTCCTGACCGGCCTTTGCAGCGACAGACCATCGCGCCGGAATTGCATATCCGCGGTTCGACCGTGGTCAGTTGA
- a CDS encoding ABC transporter permease, with protein sequence MTTNSLTRSMSGLKNYLGLIGALIAMCVLFSVLSENFLTMGTFTTLSNDIPTLVVMAVGMTFVLIIGGIDLSVGSVMALAASVLSMAMVRWGWPLFGAALLGVLVASLCGMVTGLISVGWRIPSFIVSLGVLEMARGLAYQVTNSRTEYIGSAVDGISSPILFGMSPAFLSAIIIVIVGHLVLTKTVLGRHWIGIGTNEEAVRLAGINPRPSKVLVFALMGLLAGVGALFQVSRLEAADPNGGVGLELQVIAAVVIGGTSLMGGRGSVISTFIGVLIISVLEAGLAQVGVSEPMKRIVTGLVIVAAVVLDTYRRRGERSTH encoded by the coding sequence ATGACAACTAATTCTCTTACCCGAAGCATGTCCGGCCTCAAGAACTACCTGGGCCTGATCGGCGCATTGATCGCCATGTGCGTGCTGTTCTCCGTTCTCAGCGAAAATTTTCTTACCATGGGGACGTTCACTACCCTGTCCAACGATATTCCGACGCTGGTGGTCATGGCGGTCGGCATGACGTTCGTGCTGATCATCGGCGGCATCGATCTCTCGGTCGGTTCGGTCATGGCGCTGGCGGCATCGGTCTTGTCGATGGCGATGGTGCGCTGGGGCTGGCCTTTGTTCGGCGCGGCTTTGCTGGGCGTGCTGGTGGCTAGCCTGTGCGGCATGGTGACCGGACTGATTTCAGTCGGCTGGCGGATTCCATCGTTCATCGTTTCGCTGGGCGTGCTGGAAATGGCGCGCGGCCTGGCGTACCAAGTCACCAATTCGCGTACTGAATACATCGGCAGCGCGGTCGACGGCATCAGCTCGCCGATCCTGTTCGGCATGTCGCCGGCCTTCCTGTCTGCCATCATCATCGTCATCGTCGGCCATCTGGTATTGACCAAGACCGTGCTGGGGCGTCACTGGATCGGCATCGGCACCAATGAAGAAGCGGTGCGCCTTGCCGGCATCAATCCGCGTCCAAGCAAGGTGCTGGTGTTTGCCTTGATGGGCTTGCTTGCCGGCGTCGGCGCGTTGTTCCAGGTATCGCGGCTGGAAGCAGCCGATCCGAACGGCGGCGTTGGTCTTGAATTGCAAGTGATTGCAGCTGTGGTTATCGGCGGCACCAGCCTGATGGGCGGGCGTGGTTCGGTCATCAGCACTTTTATCGGCGTGCTGATTATCTCGGTGCTGGAAGCAGGCCTGGCGCAAGTCGGCGTCAGCGAACCGATGAAACGGATCGTCACCGGGCTGGTGATTGTGGCTGCGGTGGTGCTGGATACATATCGACGCCGTGGCGAGCGTTCAACGCATTAA